One part of the Apus apus isolate bApuApu2 chromosome 11, bApuApu2.pri.cur, whole genome shotgun sequence genome encodes these proteins:
- the CIAPIN1 gene encoding anamorsin, whose protein sequence is MGEYGVTPGQHVAIIWDSSSPVEALKDLVDKIQALVGTENRVSVENINQLSQSAHRESSFDVVLSGVVPGSAAQHSAEVLAEVARILKPGGRLLMKEPVVTGSGNNSRIKTAAKLPTALTLSGLVEVKELQKEELTPEEAQSVQQHLGYQGNDLLLVQIEGRKPHFEVGSSSQLKLSFAKKPGPSAPGKPSVDAATAKLWTLSANDMNDEEMDLLDSDELLDSEDLKKPDPSSLRAPSCKEMGKKKACKNCTCGLAEELEQEKKSSQPKSACGNCYLGDAFRCASCPYLGMPAFKPGEKILLKENQLHDA, encoded by the exons atGGGGGAGTACGGAGTGACACCGGGCCAGCACGTGGCCATCATCTGGGACAGCTCCTCACCAGTGGAAGCCCTGAAGGATTTGGTGGATAAAATTCAGGCACTGGTGGGAACTGAGAATCGTGTCTCTGTGGAAAACATTAACCAGCTGTCTCAGT CGGCTCACAGGGAGTCCAGTTTCGATGTGGTTCTCTCGGGCGTGGTGCCGGGCAGCGCAGCGCAGCACAGCGCCGAGGTGCTGGCCGAAGTAGCTCGGATACTTAAGCCGGGGGGACGCCTGCTCATGAAGGAACCTGTGGTAACAGGATCAG GAAACAACAGCAGAATCAAGACAGCAGCCAAACTCCCCACAGCTCTGACCCTCTCTGGATTGGTGGAGGTGAAGGAG CTGCAAAAGGAAGAGCTGACCCCAGAGGAAGCCCAGTCAGTTCAACAGCATTTGGGCTACCAAGGCAATGACCTTCTCCTTGTTCAGATAGAAGGCAGGAAGCCCCATTTTGAAGTGGGATCCTCAAGTCAGCTCAAACTTTCCTTTGCCAAGAAACCTGGTCCTTCAG CTCCAGGAAAACCCTCTGTGGATGCAGCCACCGCCAAGCTGTGGACACTCTCTGCCAATGATATGAATGATGAAGAGATG GATCTTCTGGACTCTGATGAGCTGTTGGATTCGGAGGATTTGAAGAAGCCAGATCCATCTTCCCTCAGAGCTCCATCCTGCAAAGAAATGGGCAAAAAGAAAGCCTGCAAAAACTG CACATGTGGCCTGGCTGAAGAGCtggaacaggaaaagaagagctCACAGCCCAAATCTGCTTGTGGAAAT TGCTACCTGGGGGACGCGTTCCgctgtgccagctgcccttACCTGGGCATGCCTGCCTTCAAGCCTGGGGAGAAGATTCTCCTCAAAGAGAACCAGTTGCACGATGCCTAA